A stretch of the Cyprinus carpio isolate SPL01 chromosome B4, ASM1834038v1, whole genome shotgun sequence genome encodes the following:
- the LOC109108373 gene encoding diphosphoinositol polyphosphate phosphohydrolase 3-beta-like isoform X2 has translation MSQNPSHSAHFIDSVSHHSGDQRRRDREHVLLVSSSRNPDQWIVPGGGMEPEEEPCGAAVREVYEEAGVKGKLGRLLGVFEQNQDRKHRTYVYVLTVTETLDAWEDSVNIGRKREWFPVDEAIKVLQGHKPVHAEYLRRLRISRPSTTTNGNLLLPQTSPSTLTPLFSAPASAARR, from the exons ATGAGTCAAAATCCCTCCCATTCAGCACACTTCATAGACTCGGTCTCTCACCACAGCGGCGATCAGCGACGGAGAGACAGAGAGCAT GTTCTGTTGGTCAGCAGCAGTCGAAACCCGGATCAGTGGATTGTTCCTGGTGGAGGGATGGAGCCGGAGGAGGAGCCGTGTGGAGCTGCTGTACGGGAGGTCTATGAGGAG gctggagTGAAGGGTAAATTAGGACGCTTGCTCGGTGTGTTTGAG CAGAACCAGGACCGGAAACACCGGACGTACGTGTATGTGCTGACGGTCACAGAGACGCTGGATGCCTGGGAGGACTCGGTCAATAttg GCCGGAAGCGTGAGTGGTTCCCCGTTGATGAGGCCATCAAGGTCCTGCAGGGCCACAAACCTGTTCACGCCGAGTACCTGAGACGCCTGCGGATCAGTCGCCCGTCCACCACCACCAACGGCAACCTGCTCCTGCCCCAGACATCTCCCAGCACCCTCACACCGCTCTTCAGCGCTCCGGCATCAGCCGCACGCAgatag
- the dnajc2 gene encoding dnaJ homolog subfamily C member 2 has translation MLKEALDGQLTALYNAVAASEQVQVEPVGRWFEAFLKRRSRNVSASFQELEEEEQLSEEEEDEELQLEEYPMLKTLDPKDWKNQDHYAVLGLAHIRYKATQKQIKAAHKAMVLKHHPDKRKAAGEQIVEGDNDYFTCITKAMEMLSDPVKRRAFDSVDPTFDNMVPSKAEGKENFFEVFAPVFERNSRWSVKKHIPSLGAVDASFEEVDNFYSFWYNFDSWREFSYLDEEEKEKAECRDERRWIEKQNRASRAQRKKEEMNRIRTLVDTAYNCDPRIKKFKEEEKARKESEKKAKAEAKKREQEEKERARQAEEAAARMLREKEEEVARQAAQQAKKEKEAQKKAIKKERQKLRTTCKTHSYFTDNEADGVRMMEEVEKLCDRLELTSLQTLNEALASGNKEQSKAALEKQVQEVNVQMQKEKEAEMQAQQAARGAEHTSAGGGGGLNNRGWNEEDLQLLIKAVNLFPAGTNARWEVIASYMNQHSSSGVKRTAKDVISKAKTLQKLDPHQKDEINRKAFEKFKKEHSVVPQTVDNAVPSERFDAVSAESNSSPWTTEEQKLLEQALKTYPVNTPERWEKISDAVPGRSKKDCMKRYKELVEMIKAKKAAQEQVTAKNKK, from the exons ATGCTGAAGGAGGCGTTAGACGGGCAGCTTACAGCGCTTTATAACGCGGTCGCCG CCTCAGAGCAGGTTCAGGTTGAGCCGGTGGGGCGCTGGTTCGAGGCGTTTCTGAAGCGCAGGAGTAGAAATGTGTCTGCCTCGTTTCAAGAgctggaggaagaggagcagttgtctgaggaagaggaggacgagGAGCTGCAGCTGGAGGAGTATCCCATGCTAAAGACTCTGGACCCCAAAGACTGGaag AACCAAGATCACTACGCTGTTTTAGGTCTCGCACACATCCGGTACAAAGCAACCCAGAAACAGATCAAAGCTGCTC ATAAAGCCATGGTCCTCAAACATCACCCGGACAAGAGGAAAGCAGCAGGAGAGCAGATTGTGGAGGGAGATAATGATTATTTCACTTGCATAACAAAAG CGATGGAGATGCTGTCGGATCCCGTGAAGCGGAGAGCGTTTGACAGCGTGGATCCCACGTTTGACAACATGGTCCCTTCCAAAGCAGAAGGCAAAGAAAACTTCTTCGAGGTGTTTGCGCCGGTGTTTGAGAGGAACAGCAG ATGGTCTGTTAAAAAACACATCCCGAGTCTGGGAGCCGTGGACGCGTCTTTTGAAGAGGTGGATAATTTCTATTCCTTTTG GTACAACTTTGACTCGTGGAGAGAATTTTCATATTTAGATgaagaggaaaaggaaaaagCTGAATG TCGAGATGAGAGGAGGTGGATTGAGAAACAGAACCGAGCCTCTCGAGCTCAGAGGAAGAAGGAAGAGATGAACAGGATACGGACACTAGTTG ACACGGCCTACAACTGCGACCCGCGAATAAAGAAATTCAAAGAGGAGGAGAAAGCCAGGAAAGAGTCGGAGAAGAAGGCCAAAGCTGAGGCGAAGAAACGAGAGCAGGAGGAGAAGGAGCGG GCGCGTCAGGCGGAGGAGGCAGCGGCACGGATGCTgagggagaaggaggaggaggtggcACGACAGGCGGCACAGCAGgccaagaaagagaaagaagccCAGAAGAAAGCCATCAAGAAAGAGCGGCAGAAGCTCAGGACGACCTGCAAG ACTCACAGCTACTTCACAGACAACGAAGCCGACGGCGTCAGGATGATGGAGGAGGTGGAGAAACTCTGCGACCGCTTGGAGCTGACCAG TTTGCAGACGCTGAATGAAGCTTTGGCCTCTGGGAATAAAGAGCAGAGTAAAGCAGCTCTGGAGAAACAG GTGCAGGAGGTGAACGTTCAGATGCAGAAGGAGAAGGAGGCGGAGATGCAGGCGCAGCAGGCGGCGCGCGGAGCGGAGCACACCAgcgcaggaggaggaggaggactcAATAACAGAGGCTGGAACGAGGAAGATCTGCAGCTGCTCATCAAAGCCGTCAACCTGTTTCCCGCCGGAACCAACGCCAG GTGGGAGGTGATCGCCAGCTACATGAACCAGCACTCCAGCAGCGGCGTGAAGAGAACGGCCAAAGACGTCATCAGTAAAGCAAAAACACTGCAGAAGCTGG ATCCTCACCAGAAAGACGAGATTAACCGAAAGGCCTTTGAGAAGTTCAAGAAGGAGCATTCGGTTGTTCCTCAGACTGTAGACAACGCTGTGCCATCAGAGAGGTTTGATG CTGTTAGTGCCGAGTCCAACTCCTCACCCTGGACCACAGAGGAGCAGAAGCTTCTGGAGCAGGCGCTGAAGACGTACCCGGTGAACACGCCGGAGCGCTGGGAGAAGATCTCTGACGCTGTGCCCGGACGCTCCAAGAAAGACTGCATGAAGAGATACAAG GAGCTGGTGGAGATGATAAAGGCTAAGAAAGCCGCCCAGGAGCAGGTCACCGCTAAAAACAAGAAATGA
- the LOC109107881 gene encoding mitochondrial-processing peptidase subunit beta-like, whose product MAASVQRFSAAGRHFIKSLLNTKTIYRTRSTQAVGQVLLNVPETKVTTLDNGLRVASEDSGLTTCTVGLWIDAGSRYENERNNGTAHFLEHMAFKGTRKRSQLDLELEIENMGAHLNAYTSREQTVYYAKAFSRDLPRAVEILADIIQNSTLGEAEIERERGVILREMQEVETNLQEVVFDYLHATAYQDTPLGRTILGPTENIKTINRGDLVEYITTHYKGPRIVLAAAGGVSHNELINLAKFHFGKLPARYSAEALLPCHFTGSEIRVRDDKMPLAHIAIAVEAVGWSHPDTIPLMVANTLIGNWDRSLGSGMNLSSKLAQMACQGNLCHSFQSFNTCYTDTGLWGLYMVCEAGTVSDMMRFTQLEWMSLCTSVTESEVNRAKNLLRTNMLLHLDGSTPICEDIGRQMLCYSRRIPLHELEARIDAIDATTIKDVCMKYIYNKAPVIAAVGPIEQLPDYNGIRGGMHWLRP is encoded by the exons ATGGCGGCGTCCGTGCAGCGTTTCAGCGCAGCGGGGAGACACTTTATAAAGAGTTTATTGAACACAAAAACCATTTACAGG ACCAGATCCACTCAGGCTGTCGGTCAGGTGCTGTTAAATGTACCTGAGACAAAGGTCACGACCCTTGATAACGGGCTCAGGGTGGCTTCTGAAGACTCCGGCCTGACCACATGCACG GTTGGTCTATGGATTGATGCCGGAAGCCGGTATGAAAATGAGCGCAATAATGGTACCGCCCACTTCCTGGAGCACATGGCTTTCAAG GGCACCAGGAAGAGGTCGCAGCTGGACCTGGAGCTGGAGATCGAGAACATGGGAGCTCACCTGAACGCATACACCTCCAGAGAGCAGACGGTGTACTACGCTAAAGCGTTCTCCAGAGATCTGCCCAGAG CGGTGGAAATCCTGGCGGACATCATTCAGAACAGCACACTGGGAGAGGCCGAGATCGAGCGCGAGCGTGGCGTCATTCTCAGAGAGATGCAGGAAGTGGAGACCAACCTGCAGGAAGTGGTCTTCGATTACCTGCACGCTACAGCCTATCAGGACACGCCTCTCGGGAGAACCATCCTGGGGCCTACAGAGAACATCAA AACTATAAATCGAGGGGATCTGGTGGAATACATCACAACACACTACAAAGGGCCACGGATTGTATTAGCTGCAGCCGGAG GAGTGTCACATAATGAGCTCATTAATTTGGCCAAATTTCATTTTGGAAAGCTGCCCGCCAGATACAGCGCAGAGGCTTTACTGCCCTGCCACTTCACCGGCAGCGAG ATCCGTGTGCGGGATGATAAGATGCCTCTGGCTCATATAGCCATCGCAGTGGAGGCCGTCGGCTGGTCGCATCCGGACACCATCCCACTCATGGTGGCCAATACGCTCATCGGGAACTGGGATCGCTCGCTCGGCAGCGGGATG AACTTGTCCAGTAAGCTGGCCCAGATGGCGTGTCAGGGGAACCTGTGCCACAGCTTCCAGTCCTTCAACACCTGCTACACCGACACGGGCCTGTGGGGGCTCTACATGGTGTGCGAAGCGGGAACCGTCAGCGACATGATGCGCTTCACGCAGCTGGAATG GATGTCTCTGTGTACGAGCGTGACTGAAAGCGAGGTGAACCGAGCCAAAAACCTGCTGAGGACAAACATGCTGCTTCACCTGGACG GATCCACTCCCATCTGTGAGGACATCGGCCGGCAGATGCTGTGTTACAGCCGCAGGATTCCTCTGCATGAGCTGGAGGCCAGAATAGAT GCCATAGATGCCACAACCATCAAAGACGTGTGTATGAAATACATCTATAATAAAGCTCCTGTTATAGCAGCCGTTG GTCCGATCGAGCAGCTCCCGGACTATAACGGCATCCGCGGCGGCATGCATTGGTTACGGCCGTGA
- the LOC109108621 gene encoding ubiquitin-conjugating enzyme E2 N has product MAGLPRRIIKETQRLLAEPVPGIRAEPDEGNARYFHVVIAGPQDSPFEGGTFKLELFLPEEYPMAAPKVRFMTKIYHPNVDKLGRICLDILKDKWSPALQIRTVLLSIQALLSAPNPDDPLANDVAEQWKSNEAQAIETARTWTRLYAGNNIEV; this is encoded by the exons GAGACGCAGCGCTTGTTGGCCGAGCCTGTGCCTGGAATCAGAGCGGAGCCTGATGAGGGAAACGCTCGGTATTTCCATGTGGTGATCGCTGGGCCGCAGGATTCGCCCTTTGAGGGCGGGACGTTCAAACTGGAGCTGTTCCTCCCAGAGGAGTATCCCATGGCTGCTCCCAAGGTCCGATTCATGACCAAAATCTACCATCCTAATGTGGACAAACTGGGCAGGATCTGTCTGGACATCCTGAAAG ATAAATGGTCTCCGGCTCTTCAGATCCGTACAGTGCTGCTCTCTATCCAGGCTCTACTGAGCGCTCCGAACCCTGATGACCCGCTGGCTAATGATGTCGCTGAACAGTGGAAGAGCAACGAGGCTCAAGCCATTGAAACAG CCCGAACATGGACCAGGCTTTATGCTGGCAACAACATTGAAGTTTAG
- the LOC109108373 gene encoding diphosphoinositol polyphosphate phosphohydrolase 3-beta-like isoform X1 produces the protein MKFKPNQTRTYDREGFKRRAACLCFKNEREDEVLLVSSSRNPDQWIVPGGGMEPEEEPCGAAVREVYEEAGVKGKLGRLLGVFEQNQDRKHRTYVYVLTVTETLDAWEDSVNIGRKREWFPVDEAIKVLQGHKPVHAEYLRRLRISRPSTTTNGNLLLPQTSPSTLTPLFSAPASAARR, from the exons ATGAAGTTCAAACCGAACCAGACGCGGACGTACGACCGGGAAGGATTCAAGCGGCGGGCGGCGTGTCTGTGCTTTAAGAACGAACGGGAGGATGAG GTTCTGTTGGTCAGCAGCAGTCGAAACCCGGATCAGTGGATTGTTCCTGGTGGAGGGATGGAGCCGGAGGAGGAGCCGTGTGGAGCTGCTGTACGGGAGGTCTATGAGGAG gctggagTGAAGGGTAAATTAGGACGCTTGCTCGGTGTGTTTGAG CAGAACCAGGACCGGAAACACCGGACGTACGTGTATGTGCTGACGGTCACAGAGACGCTGGATGCCTGGGAGGACTCGGTCAATAttg GCCGGAAGCGTGAGTGGTTCCCCGTTGATGAGGCCATCAAGGTCCTGCAGGGCCACAAACCTGTTCACGCCGAGTACCTGAGACGCCTGCGGATCAGTCGCCCGTCCACCACCACCAACGGCAACCTGCTCCTGCCCCAGACATCTCCCAGCACCCTCACACCGCTCTTCAGCGCTCCGGCATCAGCCGCACGCAgatag